From a single Cytophagales bacterium WSM2-2 genomic region:
- a CDS encoding ABC transporter permease, with product MLKNYFTTGLRSLLKQKGFSLINVIGLAFGMTACLVIYLYVQEDLSYDRFNKNYDRIARLLTIDNAEGVSSKLVGVTTPPLGPAAEAELPEVIKSVRINGGGRLDLSYENNLLKCDAGFRTESSLFEIFDFKILQGKKEGVLDEPNSIAITQTLAKRIFGDADPIGKTIKLNQTTELHVVALVEDPPKSSHIQFDLLRSMTPAQSENGFRQFLQSWQGISMFTYVLLDRPLNQQDLNSKLKAIATKNNATAFFTPVAQPLSDVHLRSKEILFETNANKSDVLNVYVLSTVAILIMILAAVNFMNMVTAKSTNRAKEVGLRKVIGAHRAQLIAQHLVESLVIVFIAGAVALTSTFLLVPLLNSTYQRFADFYGLLQLQNVTLVVGLIVVVGLLAGIYPAFVLSSFKPVLVLKGAFKNSVEGIRLRKVLVVLQFTISIALMVGTGIVYQQMHFIYTADLGYNRDQVITLALNGPNANKATTLKAELLRNPNVVSVGTSSNRLGQQLGRTGIIPEGFSNQANIITSIMTADDSFIPAMGMTMKEGRNFSLQYNDSLNMIINEEMARLLKWKDAIGRKISLQTGPNPTDLTAYTVVGVVKDFHFATIRHKLEPMFMLYNKNNNAMALKVKAEGMKETLAFMEETWKKVLPGATFEHAFLDEQFANLYRNEQAFSKMFSHFTILAIIIASLGLFALSAFTAEQRKKEIAIRKVMGAGQVTIFYKLSAEFIMLISISFVLASVGAYFVMNRWLSDFQYSIKIRAGIFLVAGAASLLIAMLTISFQALKATWMNPVESLRSE from the coding sequence ATGCTTAAAAATTACTTTACCACTGGGTTGAGAAGCCTGCTCAAGCAGAAAGGCTTCTCATTGATTAATGTTATTGGGCTGGCATTTGGCATGACCGCCTGCCTGGTCATCTACCTTTATGTGCAAGAGGACTTGTCGTACGATAGGTTCAATAAAAATTATGACCGCATTGCCCGGCTGCTCACGATTGACAATGCCGAAGGTGTTAGTAGTAAACTCGTGGGCGTCACTACACCGCCTTTGGGACCTGCGGCCGAAGCGGAGCTACCTGAAGTAATTAAGAGCGTTCGGATCAACGGTGGTGGCCGACTGGATCTGAGTTACGAGAATAACCTGTTGAAGTGCGATGCCGGTTTCCGGACGGAATCTTCTCTTTTTGAGATTTTTGACTTTAAAATCCTTCAAGGCAAAAAGGAAGGGGTGCTCGATGAACCCAATTCGATAGCCATTACACAGACTTTAGCCAAAAGGATTTTTGGAGATGCCGATCCCATAGGCAAGACAATCAAATTAAATCAGACCACGGAACTGCACGTAGTCGCATTGGTGGAAGATCCTCCCAAGAGTTCGCATATTCAATTTGATTTGTTGCGATCGATGACTCCCGCTCAAAGCGAAAACGGATTCCGCCAATTCCTTCAGTCGTGGCAAGGCATAAGTATGTTTACCTATGTCCTCCTCGACCGACCTTTGAATCAACAAGACCTCAACAGCAAGCTAAAGGCTATTGCTACCAAAAATAACGCTACGGCATTCTTTACGCCTGTTGCGCAACCTTTGAGCGATGTGCACCTTCGCTCCAAAGAAATTCTGTTTGAGACCAACGCCAACAAGTCAGATGTGCTTAATGTATATGTATTGTCAACGGTGGCAATACTCATCATGATTTTGGCAGCCGTCAATTTCATGAACATGGTGACTGCGAAATCAACCAATCGTGCTAAAGAAGTTGGTTTACGTAAAGTGATTGGCGCTCACCGGGCCCAATTGATCGCACAGCACCTGGTCGAGTCACTTGTCATTGTATTTATTGCCGGAGCTGTCGCTCTTACGTCTACATTTTTACTAGTTCCACTTCTCAATAGCACTTATCAGCGCTTCGCAGATTTTTATGGTTTGCTTCAATTACAAAATGTCACGCTGGTGGTTGGGCTGATTGTTGTTGTCGGATTGCTGGCAGGAATCTATCCCGCGTTTGTGCTTTCATCATTCAAACCGGTGCTGGTATTGAAGGGAGCATTTAAAAATTCGGTTGAAGGAATCCGTTTGCGTAAAGTGCTGGTTGTACTTCAGTTTACCATCTCTATTGCACTAATGGTTGGAACAGGCATTGTTTACCAGCAGATGCATTTTATCTACACAGCTGATCTCGGATATAATCGCGACCAGGTGATCACGCTGGCACTGAATGGCCCCAACGCAAACAAGGCGACAACATTAAAAGCAGAATTGCTCCGCAACCCCAACGTGGTTTCTGTAGGAACGTCATCCAACCGTTTGGGACAACAGTTGGGACGGACAGGAATCATTCCGGAAGGATTCAGTAACCAGGCGAATATTATTACGAGTATCATGACCGCAGATGATTCTTTTATTCCAGCCATGGGCATGACGATGAAGGAAGGAAGGAATTTTTCCCTTCAATACAATGATTCGCTTAACATGATCATCAACGAAGAAATGGCGCGTTTGCTGAAATGGAAAGACGCGATCGGGCGCAAGATCAGTTTGCAAACAGGCCCTAACCCCACCGACCTGACTGCTTACACTGTAGTAGGTGTTGTCAAGGATTTTCATTTTGCCACGATACGTCATAAGCTGGAGCCCATGTTTATGCTGTACAACAAAAACAACAATGCCATGGCGCTCAAAGTGAAGGCAGAGGGAATGAAGGAGACGCTTGCATTTATGGAAGAAACCTGGAAGAAAGTATTGCCCGGTGCCACATTTGAGCATGCTTTCCTTGATGAACAATTTGCCAACCTTTACAGGAATGAACAGGCATTCTCCAAGATGTTTAGTCATTTCACGATTCTGGCGATAATTATTGCGAGCCTGGGATTGTTTGCGCTTTCGGCATTCACCGCAGAACAACGGAAGAAAGAGATCGCCATACGGAAAGTTATGGGAGCAGGTCAGGTCACGATTTTCTATAAACTATCAGCTGAGTTTATCATGCTCATCTCGATTTCGTTTGTATTGGCAAGTGTGGGAGCTTATTTCGTAATGAACCGGTGGTTAAGCGATTTTCAGTATAGTATAAAGATCAGAGCCGGGATATTCCTGGTGGCCGGAGCAGCTTCACTCCTGATCGCCATGCTGACAATCAGTTTCCAGGCCTTGAAAGCAACGTGGATGAATCCCGTGGAGAGCCTGAGAAGTGAATAA
- the slyD gene encoding peptidyl-prolyl cis-trans isomerase, which translates to MQISKHKVAAIHYTLTDNAGKVLDSSAGRDPLYYIHGIGNLIPGMEEGLEGKKQGDKFNIKVSAEKGYGVKDEKMIQRVPRSAFGTGEIKKGMQFQTNQGQVVTVTEVGLSEITVDANHPLAGVELNFDVEVMIIREATADELSHGHVHGPGGHHDH; encoded by the coding sequence ATGCAAATTTCAAAGCATAAGGTAGCTGCAATTCACTACACGCTGACAGACAACGCAGGCAAAGTACTGGACTCCAGTGCGGGCCGAGATCCCTTGTATTATATTCATGGCATTGGCAACCTGATTCCAGGAATGGAAGAGGGACTGGAGGGAAAGAAACAAGGTGACAAGTTCAATATTAAAGTAAGCGCGGAGAAGGGATATGGTGTGAAAGATGAAAAGATGATTCAACGCGTTCCTCGTTCTGCTTTCGGAACAGGTGAGATAAAAAAAGGAATGCAGTTTCAAACCAACCAGGGCCAGGTCGTCACCGTAACTGAAGTCGGATTGAGTGAAATTACAGTAGATGCAAATCACCCATTGGCCGGTGTGGAATTGAATTTCGATGTTGAAGTGATGATCATCCGTGAGGCAACTGCTGATGAATTATCTCATGGCCACGTGCATGGCCCTGGCGGGCATCATGACCATTGA
- a CDS encoding ABC transporter permease: MIRHYLITAFRNFVRNKFYSSITIVGLAFGLASVFLITQYLKKELSYDRFHNGAENIYRVAWVNSNPQTRTPHPMAQAMVQDFPEVESGVSLSPLWGPGLTREIFSIRNPEKDVRYDESGVLAVDSTFFEVFPFQVIHGDSKKMLKDPRGILISESTALKYFGSTDVVGKQLEVNEAKYLVQVLGVFKDVPEASHFHFDFLVSYVREKLLDPGNPYYTWGDFGHFNYVRLKPGTDAKALEGKLLDWSRKYVTFNDDDIRSLKENRYGFKLQPVTSIHLHSHLRWELEPNGNIAYVYLMSAAALLILIIGAVNFVNLNMAQASERGKEIGLRKSLGAFRKQLAFQFLGESVLITAVAALLAVVFIEISIPIFHSVTGKFLSIDRSVFILEVIGLSFIVALLTGVYPALFLSGGKPALILKNNLIQPKGIGIRRVFIVLQFITSMGLISASVIITQQIDFLQNKELGFKPSEVITIPIKERSIRGRVEELRSELLKVGGVTGVSATSNIPGKSFNQNPIYWSQAVDERIDASEAMIDPDFLKVMDMTMVEGRSFRKDNPADANAFILNENAVSQLGLKDPVGKEIVWERDDKEIKGLVIGVVKDFHFQSLHEPIRPLLFRMAPRYNYAVVKVNTTDFATTIRDIEKTWRKFDDKFRFEFSFLDTQLNQLYADERSMVSVLNIFSLLGVAIASLGLLGIAALTFRQRTKEVSVRKVLGATLPNLIVLLVRDFTRLVIVAILLAVPLVWWVMNQWLLNFSYRVEINPAVFVITGLGLVLISWATLGFLTMKTAQINPAETLRSE; this comes from the coding sequence ATGATCCGGCATTATTTGATAACTGCTTTCCGCAACTTTGTTCGGAACAAATTTTATAGTTCTATAACCATCGTGGGGCTGGCTTTTGGTCTTGCCTCCGTTTTTCTGATTACACAATACCTGAAAAAGGAATTGAGCTATGATCGTTTTCACAATGGAGCAGAAAATATTTACCGGGTAGCGTGGGTTAACAGCAATCCGCAAACCAGGACACCTCACCCGATGGCCCAGGCGATGGTGCAGGATTTTCCGGAAGTGGAAAGCGGAGTAAGTCTTTCTCCGCTTTGGGGGCCTGGGCTTACCCGCGAAATATTTTCAATTCGTAACCCGGAAAAAGACGTGCGCTATGATGAATCGGGCGTGTTGGCAGTGGACAGCACTTTCTTCGAAGTCTTTCCATTTCAGGTGATCCATGGCGACTCTAAAAAAATGTTGAAAGACCCTCGTGGAATCCTGATATCAGAATCGACTGCTTTGAAATATTTCGGAAGCACGGATGTTGTTGGTAAGCAACTCGAAGTGAATGAAGCAAAATACCTGGTACAGGTGCTAGGAGTTTTTAAAGATGTTCCAGAAGCATCTCATTTTCATTTCGACTTCCTGGTTTCCTATGTCAGGGAGAAATTGCTTGATCCCGGGAATCCATATTATACGTGGGGAGACTTCGGTCATTTTAACTATGTCCGGTTGAAGCCGGGTACAGATGCTAAGGCGCTGGAAGGTAAGCTCCTCGACTGGTCGCGGAAGTACGTTACGTTCAATGACGATGACATCCGGTCGTTAAAAGAAAATAGGTATGGTTTTAAATTGCAACCGGTCACAAGCATTCACCTTCATTCTCATTTGCGCTGGGAACTTGAGCCTAACGGCAACATCGCCTACGTTTACCTGATGTCGGCAGCTGCCTTGCTGATCCTGATTATCGGGGCGGTCAATTTTGTAAACCTGAATATGGCCCAGGCTTCCGAGCGAGGGAAGGAGATCGGTTTAAGAAAATCATTGGGAGCATTCAGAAAACAACTGGCATTTCAATTTCTGGGAGAATCAGTGTTGATCACGGCAGTAGCTGCGTTGTTGGCAGTAGTGTTTATAGAAATTTCGATACCGATTTTTCATTCAGTCACTGGCAAATTCCTGTCGATTGACCGTAGCGTGTTCATCCTTGAAGTCATAGGTTTGAGTTTTATTGTGGCATTGCTTACAGGAGTTTACCCGGCATTGTTTTTATCGGGAGGCAAACCCGCCTTGATTTTAAAGAACAACCTGATCCAACCTAAGGGAATTGGGATCAGGCGTGTTTTTATTGTTCTTCAGTTCATTACTTCGATGGGTCTGATTTCTGCAAGCGTCATCATTACACAGCAAATTGATTTTTTGCAAAACAAAGAACTGGGGTTCAAGCCGAGTGAAGTAATTACCATACCGATTAAGGAGCGATCGATTCGTGGTCGGGTGGAAGAGTTGCGTTCAGAGCTTTTAAAGGTCGGTGGTGTCACCGGAGTTTCTGCGACATCAAATATTCCCGGTAAGTCTTTCAATCAGAACCCGATTTACTGGTCACAGGCAGTGGACGAGCGCATTGACGCTTCGGAGGCGATGATCGATCCCGATTTCTTAAAAGTGATGGACATGACGATGGTCGAAGGCCGTTCGTTCCGGAAGGACAATCCCGCCGATGCCAATGCATTTATCCTGAATGAAAATGCGGTAAGCCAATTGGGATTGAAAGACCCTGTTGGAAAGGAGATTGTTTGGGAGAGGGATGATAAGGAGATCAAAGGCCTGGTGATCGGAGTTGTGAAGGATTTTCATTTTCAGTCCTTGCACGAACCGATTCGCCCATTGCTGTTCCGGATGGCACCACGTTATAATTATGCAGTGGTTAAAGTAAATACCACAGACTTTGCGACCACGATACGCGACATTGAAAAGACATGGCGAAAATTTGATGACAAATTCCGTTTTGAATTTTCATTCCTCGATACCCAGCTAAACCAACTTTATGCTGATGAAAGAAGCATGGTGAGTGTGCTGAATATTTTTTCGCTACTCGGAGTGGCGATTGCCAGCCTTGGTCTCCTGGGCATTGCTGCACTTACCTTCCGCCAGCGGACAAAAGAAGTGAGTGTACGAAAAGTACTGGGTGCTACTCTCCCCAATCTCATTGTTTTATTGGTAAGAGATTTTACCCGCCTCGTGATAGTCGCAATTCTTTTGGCTGTCCCGTTAGTTTGGTGGGTGATGAACCAATGGCTGCTGAACTTCTCTTACCGGGTTGAGATTAATCCAGCCGTGTTTGTAATCACAGGCCTCGGATTGGTTCTTATTTCGTGGGCTACGCTCGGTTTTCTGACGATGAAGACCGCTCAAATAAATCCAGCGGAAACTTTAAGATCAGAGTAG
- a CDS encoding ABC transporter permease, which yields MIYLIVNFELSYNRSMPGYDRIYRIHSKFSGSFSGINRGAPTGVAPYVKENFKGIEHVSLFFSFTTKLEIPQANENKKFDREKAAIVNEDYFKVFSFYKWLAGSAGVLSKPSQVVLTESQAKKYFGTISPDKLIGKRIVYRDSLETTVAGVVADPSIRTDLDYTEFISMPTVESTWLKKNYRLEEWSNTNSSTQVFVLAQQQTTLKQLQDQLPLLSKIYNEKNTWAKNDFAVQPMADLHFNAEVGIFDSSRSPAHLSTMYTLIAVAILLLVIGAINFINLETAQAVRRAKEVGVRKVLGSSRMRLTIQFICESLVLTFISIVLAIPLTELGLSVFSEFVPRGVTLNFRDFVPFLALIVVSIGFLAGAYPAFVLSSFLPVLALKNQAHANSSQSRTAFLRKTLIVFQFTFAQVLILGTLMVGWQIRYLLNKDLGFRQDAVIYFDSPWWEKDEKISLLRTELASVPEIKQLSMSDAPPAENGWSSSVVKYNNGKEEISVNAYRKFGDTAYIPFYNIKLLAGRNLLVSDTARELIINETMMKSLGFTRPLDALDQLISLDKSKVPVVGVVQDFNFQSLHHSVEPVMMANAMKNFGCFNVRLATANQSGDALKNSLEKIEKAWKKIYPDAEFKSHFLDETIRGFYETEQRTSKLARTAMGLAIFISCLGLFGLASYTSVQRTKEIGVRKVMGATVRQIVFLLSRDFLLLVLISFICASPVAWYIINRWLQGFPYRTELSIWMFGLTALLIVIVAFVTVSYQTFKAANSNPVNSLRSE from the coding sequence GTGATCTACCTCATCGTGAACTTCGAATTGAGTTATAACCGGAGCATGCCGGGATATGATCGAATCTACCGGATTCATTCGAAGTTTAGCGGATCATTTAGTGGCATCAACCGCGGGGCCCCGACAGGTGTTGCCCCTTACGTGAAAGAAAATTTTAAAGGTATAGAACACGTGTCTTTGTTTTTCAGTTTCACCACCAAATTGGAAATCCCGCAGGCGAATGAGAATAAGAAATTTGACCGCGAAAAAGCAGCCATTGTAAACGAAGACTACTTTAAAGTCTTTTCATTTTATAAATGGCTGGCCGGTTCTGCCGGAGTTTTGTCGAAGCCGAGCCAAGTGGTGTTAACAGAATCACAAGCGAAGAAGTATTTCGGAACTATCTCACCAGATAAATTAATTGGGAAGAGAATTGTATACCGCGATTCATTGGAAACGACTGTAGCGGGCGTTGTTGCTGATCCTTCCATTCGCACGGACCTGGACTATACGGAATTCATCAGTATGCCAACAGTTGAGTCTACCTGGTTGAAGAAAAACTACAGACTAGAAGAATGGTCTAATACGAATAGTTCTACACAAGTTTTTGTATTGGCACAGCAACAAACCACACTCAAACAACTGCAGGATCAGTTGCCTTTGCTTTCAAAAATCTATAATGAGAAAAATACCTGGGCGAAAAATGACTTCGCAGTCCAGCCAATGGCGGACTTACATTTCAATGCTGAAGTGGGAATTTTCGATTCCAGCCGTTCACCTGCGCACCTGAGCACGATGTATACACTCATTGCAGTAGCCATTTTATTGCTAGTGATAGGAGCAATCAATTTTATCAACCTGGAAACAGCACAAGCTGTGCGCAGAGCCAAGGAAGTAGGTGTGCGAAAAGTTTTGGGCAGCAGTCGCATGCGACTTACAATACAGTTTATCTGCGAAAGCCTCGTGCTGACATTCATCAGCATTGTGTTAGCGATTCCATTGACGGAACTTGGCTTGTCTGTTTTTTCGGAATTTGTACCGCGGGGTGTGACACTGAACTTTCGCGACTTTGTCCCGTTCCTGGCATTGATCGTTGTGTCAATCGGATTTCTGGCAGGTGCTTACCCGGCATTTGTTCTGTCGTCCTTCCTTCCTGTCCTTGCGTTGAAAAATCAGGCGCATGCCAACAGTTCGCAATCCCGCACTGCTTTTCTGCGGAAGACTTTGATTGTCTTTCAATTCACTTTTGCGCAAGTTCTGATCCTGGGAACACTGATGGTGGGGTGGCAGATTCGTTACCTGCTGAATAAGGATTTGGGATTCCGGCAGGATGCCGTCATTTATTTTGATTCACCCTGGTGGGAGAAGGATGAAAAAATAAGTCTTCTGAGAACAGAGTTGGCATCTGTTCCTGAGATCAAACAGCTTTCCATGAGTGACGCTCCTCCTGCGGAAAACGGATGGAGTTCATCCGTGGTAAAATACAACAATGGCAAAGAGGAGATCTCGGTTAACGCTTATCGCAAATTTGGTGATACTGCTTACATTCCCTTCTACAATATAAAACTACTTGCTGGGAGAAATCTCTTGGTTAGTGACACCGCCCGTGAACTGATCATCAACGAGACGATGATGAAAAGCCTGGGTTTTACCCGGCCGCTGGATGCCCTTGACCAATTGATCAGTCTTGACAAGAGCAAAGTACCGGTGGTTGGAGTGGTGCAGGATTTCAATTTTCAATCTCTTCATCATTCCGTGGAGCCGGTGATGATGGCCAATGCCATGAAGAATTTCGGTTGCTTCAATGTCAGACTGGCTACTGCGAATCAAAGCGGGGACGCATTGAAAAACAGCCTTGAAAAAATAGAGAAGGCCTGGAAGAAAATTTATCCCGATGCAGAGTTTAAATCTCATTTCCTGGATGAAACCATCCGTGGATTTTATGAGACAGAACAACGGACATCCAAATTGGCACGCACTGCTATGGGACTGGCTATTTTTATCTCATGCCTCGGACTGTTCGGACTGGCTTCCTATACATCGGTGCAACGCACAAAAGAAATTGGTGTTCGGAAAGTGATGGGAGCAACGGTAAGACAAATCGTGTTTTTGCTAAGTCGCGACTTCCTGCTGTTGGTATTGATCAGTTTTATTTGTGCATCACCGGTAGCCTGGTACATAATCAATCGTTGGCTGCAGGGATTTCCTTATCGCACAGAGTTAAGCATCTGGATGTTCGGATTGACTGCGTTGCTGATTGTGATCGTGGCGTTCGTTACCGTGAGCTACCAAACTTTTAAAGCTGCGAATTCCAATCCGGTGAATAGTCTCCGAAGTGAATAG
- a CDS encoding amidase produces MKRRNFIQNIALAGVAVPILESCSPKASNNNASQPEDKFELNEATVDLLQQKMASGEMTSRSITELYLKRIDNVDKGGPSINSVIEVNPDALSIADALDAERKSGKVRGPLHGIPILIKDNIDTADKMLNTAGSIAMEGNLPVQDSFIAKKLREAGAVILGKTNLSEWANFRSNRSSSGWSSRGGQTKNPYVLDRNPCGSSSGSGAAVAANLCAIAIGTETNGSIICPSSINGVVGIKPTVGLWSRSGIIPISHTQDTPGPMARTVKDAAILLGALAGVDERDIATRKSEGKFQSDYTSALNKEGLKGKKIGIEKSYLKNHEDIDALLKDAMDQMRNLGAEVVEIDFVSQLKGIGKDEYQVLLYEFKEDLNKYLSSAKGKVKSLKELIAFNKQNETKAMPWFKQDILEESEAKGDLNSKEYIDALKHILDVTRNAINKTIDDNKLDAICGPSFGPSWCTDWVNGDYSTGYGFSGPAAIAGYPHITVPMGQVTGLPVGISFFGKEFSEQGLISVAYAYEQASLKRKSPEFKSSVLNQISK; encoded by the coding sequence ATGAAACGCAGAAATTTCATTCAAAATATCGCCCTGGCCGGTGTTGCTGTTCCAATCCTCGAATCTTGCTCCCCCAAGGCAAGCAATAACAACGCTTCTCAACCCGAAGATAAATTTGAACTCAATGAAGCTACAGTCGACCTACTGCAGCAGAAAATGGCTTCCGGAGAAATGACATCCCGGTCCATTACTGAATTGTACCTGAAACGAATTGACAACGTGGATAAGGGTGGTCCGTCTATTAATTCGGTTATCGAAGTAAATCCGGATGCTCTTTCAATCGCTGACGCCCTGGATGCGGAAAGAAAATCGGGCAAAGTACGGGGACCACTACACGGCATTCCCATCCTGATCAAAGACAATATTGATACGGCAGACAAAATGCTAAACACGGCAGGTTCGATTGCCATGGAAGGAAATTTGCCCGTGCAAGATTCTTTTATCGCAAAAAAACTTCGTGAGGCCGGTGCAGTGATTTTGGGGAAAACCAATCTGAGTGAGTGGGCGAACTTCCGTTCCAATCGCTCGTCAAGCGGATGGAGCAGTCGTGGAGGGCAAACAAAAAATCCTTACGTGCTCGATCGCAATCCCTGCGGATCAAGTTCGGGATCAGGTGCTGCTGTAGCCGCCAACTTGTGTGCCATTGCTATCGGCACTGAAACAAATGGATCAATTATTTGCCCTTCATCGATCAATGGTGTGGTCGGAATTAAACCAACAGTTGGTTTGTGGAGCAGATCGGGGATCATTCCGATTTCTCACACACAAGATACCCCGGGACCGATGGCCCGCACGGTTAAGGATGCCGCTATCTTATTAGGAGCTCTCGCGGGTGTTGACGAACGTGACATTGCAACTAGAAAAAGCGAAGGCAAATTTCAATCAGACTATACCTCGGCCCTCAACAAGGAAGGGTTGAAAGGCAAGAAAATAGGTATTGAAAAATCCTATCTGAAAAATCATGAAGACATTGACGCTTTGCTGAAAGACGCGATGGATCAGATGCGTAACCTCGGAGCCGAAGTCGTTGAGATTGATTTCGTAAGTCAACTGAAAGGAATTGGCAAAGATGAATACCAGGTGCTCCTCTATGAATTTAAAGAAGACCTCAACAAGTACCTCAGTTCGGCTAAAGGCAAAGTGAAATCATTGAAAGAGTTGATTGCTTTCAACAAACAAAATGAGACCAAAGCGATGCCCTGGTTCAAGCAAGACATTCTTGAAGAAAGCGAGGCCAAGGGCGATCTTAACAGCAAGGAATATATCGATGCCCTGAAACACATCCTGGATGTAACGCGAAATGCAATCAACAAGACAATAGATGACAACAAACTGGACGCTATCTGCGGCCCTTCGTTCGGGCCATCGTGGTGTACGGATTGGGTCAACGGTGATTACTCCACCGGTTACGGGTTTTCAGGACCTGCCGCAATAGCCGGGTACCCCCACATTACAGTACCTATGGGGCAGGTCACCGGGTTGCCCGTTGGGATTTCTTTTTTCGGCAAAGAATTTTCAGAACAAGGATTAATAAGTGTTGCTTATGCTTATGAACAGGCATCATTGAAAAGAAAGTCGCCAGAGTTCAAAAGCTCCGTACTGAACCAGATCAGTAAGTAG